The following coding sequences lie in one Pempheris klunzingeri isolate RE-2024b chromosome 13, fPemKlu1.hap1, whole genome shotgun sequence genomic window:
- the eif4eb gene encoding eukaryotic translation initiation factor 4eb — MATAEPETNPSSPQPDEDGAEETGQEIVSPEAYIKHPLQNKWSLWFFKNDKSKTWQANLRLISKFDTVEDFWALYNHIQLSSNLMSGCDYSLFKDGIEPMWEDERNKRGGRWLITLNKQQRRLDLDRFWLETLLCLVGEAFDDYSDEVCGAVVNIRTKGDKIAVWTSDYENREAVTHIGRVYKERLGLPLKLTIGYQSHADTATKSGSTTKNKFVV, encoded by the exons ATGGCGACCGCCGAACCG GAAACCAACCCAAGTTCACCCCAGCCGGATGAAGATGGAGCTGAGGAGACTGGACAGGAGATTGTGAGCCCAGAGGCCTACATCAAACACCCCCTACAGAACAA ATGGTCCCTGTGGTTCTTCAAGAATGACAAGAGCAAAACATGGCAGGCCAACCTGCGACTCATCTCTAAATTTGACACGGTTGAAGATTTCTGGGC CCTCTACAACCATATCCAGTTGTCAAGCAACCTCATGTCAGGCTGTGATTACTCCCTTTTTAAG GATGGCATTGAACCCATgtgggaggatgagaggaacaAGCGTGGCGGGCGCTGGCTGATCACACTCaacaagcagcagaggagattaGACCTGGACCGCTTCTGGCTGGAAACT CTCCTCTGCTTAGTCGGAGAGGCCTTTGACGACTACAGCGACGAAGTCTGCGGAGCCGTGGTCAATATCCGTACAAAAGGAGATAAAATAGCCGTCTGGACATCAGACTACGAGAACCGGGAAGCTGTGACACACATAGG GAGAGTTTACAAGGAGCGCCTGGGGCTTCCCTTGAAGCTGACGATTGGCTACCAGTCCCACGCAGACACAGCCACGAAAAGCGGTTCAACCACCAAGAACAAATTTGTTGTTTGA